The genomic segment TTATGATCGATCGTCGAGTCCTAAGCAGCTGGCCGAATCCAAGGCAGGGCGCGCGAGAGATCCTGTTGCGGGCGAACCTTCGGGTTAGTCCCTATAAATTTTTCGAATTTGAATCATATTTAAAGGGCGGAATTTCACTTAGCCAGAAATCTTTCCAAATGCTCGGGAAAATGAGATTTTCGGTTTTCCTATCGGGCGTCTCCCTTTTGGTATTCGGATGTGTTTCAACAGGGGGGCCGCTTCCGAATACGCCGCTTTGTACGACTTCCTTGAATCGACCGAAAATCACGATCGAAATAGACCGGCTATCCCTGATAAAGACGATCCCGGAAGGCGCGGATCCCGTCGGTTCAGAGGCGCTAATTCGCTCCTCTCTTTACGAATACGAAAGTTACTTCGAGACTTCTTTTGTGGAACACGCAAAAAAGGAAGGAATCCTCTTCGGAGACGAATCTTCCGACTTAGTATTAACATTTCGTATTAAGGACTTTGGAAGAGTTCGCCCTTCGTCTTTGTACGCGGGCATAGGAGGGAGCGTTCTACTTGGGTTAGGCGTAGCAGGTATTTTTTCCAATCCTGCCCTGGGCGCGGAGGTTTTGGTCGTAAGAGTTCTTCGTTTCTTGACTGCGCCATATGTATATGCGAAATACGTTTCGACCGTAACTGTTGAGCTCAGAGTGGACGCGATTCACGGTGCTAAAAACGTTTATAAAACTTCGGAGAACGTAATCCGGTGGCAGAAAAAATCGAGAGAAGAAAGTCTCAGAAAGGATTTGGAAGATCTCTCCATAGAGTTGGCGAAGACTCTGAGAAAAAATTGGAACAAAGTATGCGATAAAAGGATGCCGGTAGTTTCTTCATGAGAAGAGGGTCCACACAGTTCCCTTATTTTGCACATTTTCTTCTTACATTCTAATTATATTATCTATCGTAAAACGGTTTGGAATCAAAGGAAATCCGGAAACCGAAATGTCGTACGCGGATCATTCTATGCAAAATCGCTTTTACGGACTTTTTTCGAAAAACAATTGACTCGGAGTCGAAAATCGAATAAGCCCGGTTCCGTTTCCGAGGGATGTCATGAGAAAAAATAAATTTGAACGAATAATGATGCTTCTTTCCGCTCTCGCTCTTTTGGCGGGGTGTAATGATAGGGGCAAAAGCGATCAGGCTTCCGTTCTTTCCGCCATCGGCGGCTCACCTAAGTTGGACTCTACATCGGTGCCTAACCAAAGAATGTCTTTAACTTCCGCTACGTATGCTCCGGATATTTTTCTAGTAGGAGCGGCAAAATCCGATATCACCGGACCTTTTGTCCAATCCAGTACGGGCTACAATAATCCCGGCTCGGAGATGCACGGTTTGGCGATGCGTCTCTATTCAAGGGCGTTCGTCATCGAAAAAGCAGGTGGGGGCAGAGTGGCGATCGTAACGGCGGATATGCTCCATATGTACCAGAGCGTGAAAATAGGAGTGATTAAAAAGCTGCAGGCGGACGGATACGGATCCTTGTTTCAGACGGAGAACGTTTTGATTTCCGCCACTCACGACCATTCCGCTCCCTCGAATATTTCCTGGTATACATTATTCAATGCGTTTAACGGGGTGATGGGTTTTGATAAGGTGCATTACGCGATTGTAGTGAATGGAATTACGGAATCGATTAAGAATGCGTACAATAACGAGAAGCCCGCAAGGATCAGGGTTTCGTCCGGAACTCTGGCCAATACGATCACGAATCGTTCCTCGGGAGCATACGATTGGAACTTCGACAAAGCTAAATTCTCCAAAAACGTGGATGATACCATGACCTTACTCCGATTCGACGGCATAGACGGTTCCGAAATCGGATTATTGAACTGGTTCGGCGTCCACGGAACTTCTCTCGGTATCACGAATTCCAGAGTTCATGGCGACAATAAAGGTTTTGCGGCATACGAAATAGAGCGTCTGAAAGGGGGAAATTTCGTCGCAGCATTCGCACAAGGAACCGTAGGCGACATTAGTCCGAATACTCCGGATCCTAGTGATATAACGAAGCCGTTTCTTCGTCCTAACGATCTGGATCCTACTCTCGACGCGATGGAAAATCCGATCGTTCACGGTCGCTTGCAGGCGGATAAGGCGTTGGAATTGTACGGAACGGGAGGCTCAACGATTTCCGGAAATATAATATATAGGCATTCCCATGTTTTATGGAATGATAAAATACCTGTGAATGCCTCCTATATCGGCCAATATTCCATGCCTTGGGATCAAGCCGCGAGCGCGACGACTTGCGTTGCGACTGTCGGCGGGGGATTTTTGGCAGGAGATGTGGAAGGGGCTCCCGTGGCTTTTGCAAAACAGGGAGATATACGTAACAATTACGTTTTTCAGAACGGGCAATGGGTTCGACAAAATTATAACTTAACGAATCTCAGCGGAACTGCGTCATTTTTAGGAGTTCTTTGGCCTTTGGCACAGACAGTACTCGGATCGAATCAATACCAGGATTGCGATCAGGAGAAATTCACTCTTCTCCCGGTCGGAGAGGTGGACCGGTTTTGGTTCCCGAACCCCCAAGTTCCTTTTGTTCCTGTAGTGTTACCTTTGCAGGTAGTCACCGTAGGAGGAGTGGGAATCTTGGCCGCCCCCTTCGAATTGAGTACTATGGTGGGAAGAAGATTGCGGGATCGAGTGAGCGCGACTCTGGCTTCCGTCGGCGTTTCCACGATTCTGGTCGCCAGTATGGCCAATACATATGCGCAATATCTCGTTACTCGTGAGGAGTATTCCGCTCAGCATTTCGAGGGAGGGTTTACCGTCTACGGACCTTGGGCCTCCGCGGCTTTACAGCAGGAGTTCGATCGGATCACTAAAAATCTGGTTTCGGGTACGGTAGGAGATCCTGGACCCAACCCGCCCGATCTTTCCAACCAACAGTTTATCCAAACCTGGTTGTCTCAGAACGGAGTCGTGAATGACGGAGGCAATTTCGGGTCCGTACTCACGGATGCTTTAGCGAATTATAATAGAGCTAAGGATAAGGTTTCCGTCCGTTTTCAGGGCGCTCACCCGCGTGTGGTGCAGGATAAGAAATTGGACGGGACCCTCGGCTCCTATTACGATCCGGATAAATACACGTATTTGGAAGTCCAGCAAAAGGATCCTTCGGGCCGATGGACCAGAGTCGCGGACGACGGAGACCCCTACACTTCTTTGGATTGGCTCAGAACGGGAGGTGATTTGTCCCCCACTTCGGAAGTTACGATTACATGGTTGATTCGAAACGCCGCATCGGGCACATACAGAATCGTTTATAACGGGCTCGCAAAGCAATTTTGGGGAATATTTTGGACGTACCAGAAATTCACTGGAACTTCCCGGGAATTCCAAGTGCAATGATCCGGGAAAATTTAGGATAGATTTTGCGTTAACGCCGCGAAAGGTGAGCATATGGCCCTTAGGTTTTTATGCTCCCTTTTTGTGGGAGTTTTCTTTTTACATTGTGTTAAAAAGGACGATAAGCTGAGTAATACGGAATTGTTACAGGACGTTCTTTTGGTCCTTTCTTATCCGTATCTGATCAATAACTGCGCGATTACCGGAATCAATCCTCAAGGCCCTGTCCCCGCCATTTCCGCAGGATACGGAGCTAGAGGAACTCACCAAGTTTCGGTAAACGCATTGCAGAACCCGATTGCGGATCGAAGGGTCTGTGTTTACTATCCTTCCGATCAGACCAATCCCGCTCCCGTCTTGTTTCTATTTCACGGATTCAGCTCCCCTTCCGCGGAGCCGTACTACCCTTTGATCGACTTTTACGTTTCCAAAGGATATGTCGTAGTATTCCCCATTTATTTTTCCGACACTAGACCGCCTCAGCAGAATTACGATATCATGTGGGCAGGGCTGAAATACGCGGTGGACACATACCCGAACCGGATCGATACGAGAAAAGTAGGATTCATGGGGCATTCGTACGGGGGAGGAGCCACTCCTTATATGGCCCATAAGGGGCTTTTCGAACAATCTTGGGGTAGTTCCGGGTCTTTCATGTATCTCGCGGCTCCTTGGTATTCGTTTAACACCACGAATTCGAATCTCACGGATTTTACCACTGCGACCAAATTGATCGTCCAGGTCCATCAGGAAGACGACACTAACGATCATCGTATGGCGATCGATATTTTTAATAACGTTACTTCCATTCCTTCGACGGAACGGTCCTACCAGATCATCTATACAGATTCGTTCGGAGGATACACTTTAAAGGCGGACCATTACGTTCCGATCAAAGACACCATCATCGGAATCGGAGCGTTGAACGGTTTGGATTTTTACGGGGTATGGAGGCAATTGGACGCGCTCACGGATTATGCATTTAACGGAGCAGGTTCTGCGACTGCATTAGGAACCGGCAACGGGAGTTTCTCCATGGGGAATTATCCGGACGGGTCCCAGGTGAAAAAAATGGATTTTACCCGCGCACCTAGTCCCCTTCAAGCGGAGAGCTATTATTCCCAGCAATGGAGCAACCCTTTAAATCCGAGATAGATCCCTTTTGCAATCCGAATGATTCCGTCTAGGGGATTTTTTCCGATTCGGAATCGGAGATTTCATTGCAAAAACCCGTAAAGAGGGGAGATCCTTTCGGAATCAGATTTTCGGTTACGGTATGTCATTTCGCAAAGCCTTGATTCTTTTTTTCTTTCCGCTCGCTCTAGGCGCTCAAACAAACGAAACTTCTCAGGTTCGGATCTTCGACTCGGTTTTGAAAAAGGAGATTTCTCAGGAAATCTTGGAGTCCAAGGTACGCGATGCGGATGCGGTATTGATCGGCGAAGAGCATGATGATACGGCCGGTCATGTTTGGCAATTGGAGACCTTAAAGAAGTTATCGGAAAAATTTTCTTTCGCGCTTTCTCTCGAAATGTTGGAACGGGACCAGCAGAGAATATTGAACGAATTTCTAAAAGGGGACCTGACGGAAAAAGGTTATCTGAACGGAACGGTATTTTGGCCGAATTATCTGTCGGATTACCACCCTTTAGTGGAATATGCGAAGAGCAGGAAATTGCCGGTGATCGCGTCGAATGTGCCTAGGAGATACGCGAATCTGGTTTCGCAGAAAGGGCTTTCTTCTTTGTTTCGATTGCACAGTCCTTTTTTGCCTCCTAAATATCTGATCGGACTCCATCGACAGGAACAGTACGAGTCCAAATTGAAAGCCGCCTTGGGGCATCACGGTTCTACCGCGAATCTCGGCAACTTTATGGATGCCCAATATCTATGGGATGCAAGTATGGCGGACGCGATCGCGGAAGCCTTTTATGCTATGGGAAGAAAAATATTTCATATCAACGGCAGGTTTCACAGCGATCAAGGGATGGGCGTTCCGTTTCGGCTCAGGCAGATGGGTTTGAAGGTATTGGTAATCAGCGTTTTTCCCGTAAACCAAAGCGTTGGACCGGGAGAGGAGGACTTTCTACAGGCCGAGGTCCTGGTATTGACTCCGCGAAAGGTTGCTCCCTAATCCCAACCATGAATTTCGTGCTTGTAGGCGGACGCATTTTCTCCGAAAGTACTACTGATGCTGGAGACAGGAATTCGTACTCTTTTCGAATCTAAATTCGAGTGCCCCGCTTGCGGTACGTTATCCCGTCTACCGGAGAGCGTTCCGACCGAGATGGTTTTTCGGCTGACCTGTTATCGCTGCGGGCACAAGTCCCTCGTTCGCTTAGCTCACAGGCCGGTCTCCGAAGGTCAGGTGGCAAGACACCAATCCGAATTTTCTCCCGAGCACAAACCCTCCGTTCGTGAACCCGATCCGGAACCTTTTGTCGTAAAGAAGACGTCGACCGATGCGGCTCCGATGATAGAGAAGGAACCGTTTTCCTTTGCGGATAGATTCCGTAAGAAAATCGATTCCTGGAAATCTCCGAAGACCGATTTGCCGGAAGATCGACCTTGGTTCCAAAAAATCAGAATGCGGGAAGGGGAAGCGTCCCGGAGCGGACATCCTGTTCGAACTTTGGCGGAAAGACTTTTGGATCGAGGAAGAAAATTCCGACTTCCCCGTTTTCGCGCGAATTTCTGGCTTTTAGTCTTTCCGATTCCGGTATTTCTTGCTTTTCTAATATTCTTTTGGATAGGGGTCGTCCAGAGGGAATCGGAAGTCGAAGAACTTTTGAGCGTATTTTACATCCACCAGCCGACGGTGATTTACGACAGGGACGGAAAGAAAGTATCCGAAATTTTCGGCAAGAAGACCAGCAATCTGGAATGGGATGCGTATCCGGAAAACCTGAAGCGGATGGTGCTGCTTGTGGAGGATCGCAATTTTTATTCTCACGGCGGAATCCATTACTCCTCGGTTCTTCGAGCCTTTTTTGTGAACGTAACAAGTCTCAGATTCAAGCAGGGTGCGTCCACCATTACTCAACAGCTCTCGCGGATCTTATTGAACGATCGCGAAAAGAGCTTGGGAAGAAAATTAAAGGAAGCGCAGCTCGCGTACGCTCTCGAATCGCAGTTGGACAAACAGAGAATCCTTTTGCATTATATGAACAACGTGTATCTGGGACACGGGGCCTTCGGTTTTGATAGCGCTTCCCAATTTTACTTCGGAAAAAAACCGAAGGATTTGAATCTCTCCGAGATGATCATTCTCGCTTCTTTGGCCTCCGCACCGAACCGGTATTCTCCTTTGAAAAATCCGGATCTGTCTTTAGGTAGAGTGGAAGCGATTTTGAAATCCTTGGAAAACGACGGCGCTTTGAGAGAGGACCTTCGTCCGATCATGCGGGATCTATATGTTTCCTTTCACACTCGTTCTCCCGGAGAAACGGTTTACGGAAATCGAAAGGACGATTCTCCCTATGTCACTGAGCATGTACGTAAATTTCTGCAAGGCTTGTACCCGGACGCGAATATCTATGAGACGGGCGGTTTTTCCGTTCACACGACCATCTCCCAGCCGGTGCAAACCGAATTACAGAGAATCGTAAAATCTCATGTGGATTCCCTTGTCCGGTCCGGCGCTGTGAGAAAGCAAAGGCTGACCGGACAAGGAAAAGATAGCGAAGCCGTTCCGTTCCGAAATCTCGCGGCGGATCTTTCTCCCGCTCTCGAATTGTTTCTGGACACGGATCGATTCCGTGCCGGAGGAGATAGCGGATTGCAAGCCGCCGTCGTTGCGGTAGATCCGCAAACAGGGGACGTACTTCTGTTGCACGGAGGAACGGAGTTCAAGTCGGACAACCAGTTTCCGAGAGCGACAGGTATGTTCCGTCAGACAGGTTCAACGATAAAACCGATATTGTACGCCGAAGCGATCGACAAAGGATTCGTGACACCAGCTACCCATATTTTGGATGCGCCTCTGATCTATCGGAATGCTACATCCAATTGGATGCCGGAGAATATCGGTAGCCAATACGACGGAGATATTTCCGTTCGCGTGGCCTTGGCGAAATCGAAAAATACCGCCGCCGTACAGATCGCCGAAAAATTGGGTCTTTCCGAAATCTCGGAAACCTTCGGAAGATTCTTTTTTCCGGAAGAGAAGGTGTTGAAAAACCGGTTTAGAAGGGACTTATCGCTGGCTTTGGGTTCGCTCGAACTTTCTCCGCTGGAAATGGCCTCGGCGTATTCCTCCTTTGCGAACGACGGAAACATCGTCCGACCGCATCTAATAGAAAAAATCACCGACCGTTCCGGAAATGTCGTTTATCAAAGAAGAGAGCAGGACGAATTCAATTTGCGCTGGCCGAAAGAACGCAGGACGATTTCGCCTCCCGCCGCAGAGATCATGGTCGATCTGTTACACGGAAGCGCAAATCATGCCGGCGTTCGAAATACGGGATATAGGGGAGAAGTGGCCGGTAAAACCGGAACCACGAACGAATATCGCGATGCTTGGTTCGTCGGAGTACGTCCGGGACTTTCTATGGCCGTTTGGATCGGTTACGACTCTCCTAGTTACGGTATGGGCTCTTCCGCGTTAGGCGGAACGGTTGCCGCTCCTCTCTGGGGAACGATCGCGAAGGTATTCGACACTGCCGAGTCGGCGGACCGGGGCGAAAGAAGAAAATATTCTTTTTCCCAAAGAGCCGTTTCCTTGTCGATTTGTTCCGAGTCTGGAAAATTGCCCGGTCCCGATTGCCCTAAAAAAACGGGAGAATTGTTTCATCCTTCTCATGTACCCACGGAAATCTGCCCATTGATTCATAAGGCCGACGCGAAGAAGGAGATCCTGAAAAATGTATTTTAGGTTTTCCAAATGTACTATTTTTCCGGTATTCTTCTCCGTATTCATTCCAACTTTTCTCTCGGCGGTAAATTACGAGGATGCGTACTCTTTGGAGAAACAATCTCCCGTTTTCGCGATACCTTTGTACGAGGAAGTCTCCAGGACTGGGTCTAGTTCCGACGTGAGAAGGACTGCCTCCACGAGACTCTATTTTCTGTACGAGAAATTCAACAAATACGTTCCCGCCTTACAGTACCAGATCCGGGCGGGGACGACCAGGAACAAAAAAGGGGAATGGTCCTCTTTCGTAAAGAACCTCTCCCAGGGACTGGGAATCAGCCCATATTCTCTTATCGCGGTGACGCAGGCATGCTCCAAGAACACTTCGGCATTTTCCGTTCCGGAAACCAAGACGGAACCTAATGTTTCTTCGGAGGCGATTTCTCCCGAGATTTCCGAACCGTATCGTTCCTTATCTAAAAAGGAAAATCTGGCCTTAATCAGACTCTGTTATTCGGTAAAGATGAAAACGAAAGACTATGAAGGTTGGGACCATATCTTCGCTTATTTGACGGAAAAGGAACTTCTGTCCAAGGATATCGCTTTGCCTCTCTGGGTCGGGTCCTCTCTCCAATCAGGACGGGGAACTCCGTATCGTAGGATTTTTTTGGCGGGAAAGTCCAAATCTCTGAGCGCGGATTCCAAGTCGGATATCCTCTACTTATATGCGAAGTTTCTTCGAAATAGGGGCCGTTTCGAGGCTAGTGCGCGTTATTTTTTGATGAGTTCCACGTATTCCAATGCCAAGAGAGGGCGTTTCGAGGCCGCTAAGAATCTTTTGCTGATGGATAGAAGGAAAGAGGCCTGTTCTTTTCCTTCGGAAACATACAACGGAGACGAAGAAACGGAGGTTCTTTTCCGCAAAGTCTGCCAAACGAATGATTGGGACTGGGCAATGCCTTACCTTCCGGCTATCCGAATTCTGATGCGAGAAAATCCGGATCCGATTTTTTCCTTTGTAACTCAGGGCGGAGGAAGGGAAGCCGCGGAGAATTTTTTATCCCGATCGAGCGCGGGAAGTTCGGATAAAGACGACGACGTGGTCGAGGAGGAAACCGAATCCGCTGGGATCCTGGCAAAGCTTTTTCCTCCGGAGGATAAGACTCGATTCCCTTTTTGGGACGTACGCGATCGAGATGCGAATTTGGTCTTACCGGAAAAAACGAAATATATCTGTAAAGTGATTCGAAGACCTTTTTTCGGTTCCCCCAATATCCAACCTCAGTTTTGCAAGGAGACACTTCCCGGTACTTTGGAACAGATCCTTTCCGCAGTGAACGAGGAGGAAGACGATGCCAGTTATGCTTTTGCGGATTCGGCTTATCTGCCCGTGAACGCAAAATGGATGTGGAAGGAAATTCCGCCGCCCCAAGGAATCGATCCGTCCGTGACTGTGACCGATTCCCAGCCTATATTCGGACCGGTCGGCATTTTAGGACCTTGGAATCTTGATTTCGTGGTTTTCAGAAAAGTCTTGAATCGGACTTACATCGAAATCAGAAAAGGAAAAGAATATTATAATGTTTCCATAAAGCCTTCGAACGTCCTCTGGGAAAAGGGATAGATTTTTCGTAAAAAGAAGACCGCCATCGCGGATATGCGAAAAACAAAGGAGGCGTTCGTGCTCAAATACAGATTTCTCGCTTTCTGCTTTTTATTTTTCCAGACGGGTTCCTTTTTCACATGCCGTACTTCGGAGGAATCGAAGAAAGAAACGGTCGGTGGCTTGAAGGAATTCGATCGGGAGTTTGAAAAGAGAATTTATCAGATCTCACCCGGCATCTATTCCGCTGTAGGATACGGAATCGCAAATTCGATATTCATAACTGGAAAGGACGGTGTCATCGTAGTGGATACGATGGACGACCTCAAATCCGCGGAGCAGGTTTTTACTGAATTCCGTAAGATCTCCGACTTGCCCGTAAAAGCGATCATCTATACTCATAGTCATCCGGATCATATTTTCGGCGGTCCTGTTTTTGCGAGAGGATCCTCACCTATAATATACGCACATAAAGATCTAAAAGCGAATGTGGAAAGACTCGCGAGCGAAACCGCGATAGCAGTGGGAAGTAGAAGCGCCCGTATGTTCGGAAATTATTTGCGTAAAGAGGAAGTGGAAAACGTAGGGATCGGTCCTTACCAAGGGTATACGGCTTCCACGAAAATAGATTTCCTTCCGCCTACGAAAACGTTCGAGGATAGACTTTCCGTAAAGGCGGCCGGAATCGAAATGGAATTGATTCACGCTCCCGGAGAAACGGACGACCAAATCTACGTATGGCTTCCGGAGCAAAAGACGCTTTTGATGGGAGATAATTTTTATAAGTCCTTTCCGAATCTTTATACGATCCGCGGGACCTGGTTTAGGAGTTTAAAAAACTGGTATCGGTCCATCGACCTAGCGAGATCTCTGAAACCCGAGTTCGTGGTCCCGAGCCACGGTAGACCCTTAAGCGGAGCCAAGGAGATTTATGGAATTCTAACGGACTATCGGGATGCGATCCAATACGTTCATGACCAATCTTTGCGCGGGATCAACTTAGGTCTGCATCCCGACGATCTTGTGGAATTCGTAAAGTTGCCGAAACACCTGGCCTCTTCCCCTTATCTGCAGGAGGTATACGGAAAAGTATCCTGGTCGGTGAGATCCATGTTCGCGGGAAATCTAGGTTGGTTTTCCGGCGATTCTTCGGAACTGGAACCGCTGACAAGAAAGGAGCAAGCGGCGCTTTTTTCGGAACTCGCCGGGGGAAAGGATATCTTGGTCACGATCGCTAGGAGAAAATTGGAAAAAGGCGAGTATCAAGCGGCACTTCAATTAAGCGGATATATTCTGCGAATCGATCCGGAAAATCGAGACGGGAAAGAGATTCGGATTCGATCCTTACGATCCTTGGGAGAAGGAAACGAAAATGCGAACGCGCGTCATTATTACTTAACGGAAGCGCTCGAAATCCGTGACGATTTCGTGGCGAAGCTACAGGTAAAACCCAGTCCGGAATTGTTGAAACGTTATCCTCTTTCCGTGTTCTTTTCGAATCTTTCCGCACGTTTAGATCCGGTTAAAAGCGCCGATCTACAAGGAAAAGTCTCGATCAAATTTACGGACACCGGCGAGGAGTTTACGGTCCACTTGCGGAGAGGCGTGGCCGAAATAGAAGAGCGTATTTCCGAAAATCCGAATATACTCGTATATGCGAATTCCCAGGTTTGGAAAGAGATGTTGGTTCGTCTCACGAATCCGGCTACCGCGTTGCGAAGTTTCGAATACAGAAAAGGAAGTCTTTTAGAGTTCGTTAAATTTCTCGGAAATTTCTCCCTGCAACAAGAGCCCAAGCTTCCGTATTCGGTTGGGAAATAAATTCGGTAAGGGGAAGAT from the Leptospira fletcheri genome contains:
- a CDS encoding ChaN family lipoprotein; amino-acid sequence: MSFRKALILFFFPLALGAQTNETSQVRIFDSVLKKEISQEILESKVRDADAVLIGEEHDDTAGHVWQLETLKKLSEKFSFALSLEMLERDQQRILNEFLKGDLTEKGYLNGTVFWPNYLSDYHPLVEYAKSRKLPVIASNVPRRYANLVSQKGLSSLFRLHSPFLPPKYLIGLHRQEQYESKLKAALGHHGSTANLGNFMDAQYLWDASMADAIAEAFYAMGRKIFHINGRFHSDQGMGVPFRLRQMGLKVLVISVFPVNQSVGPGEEDFLQAEVLVLTPRKVAP
- a CDS encoding neutral/alkaline non-lysosomal ceramidase N-terminal domain-containing protein, which gives rise to MMLLSALALLAGCNDRGKSDQASVLSAIGGSPKLDSTSVPNQRMSLTSATYAPDIFLVGAAKSDITGPFVQSSTGYNNPGSEMHGLAMRLYSRAFVIEKAGGGRVAIVTADMLHMYQSVKIGVIKKLQADGYGSLFQTENVLISATHDHSAPSNISWYTLFNAFNGVMGFDKVHYAIVVNGITESIKNAYNNEKPARIRVSSGTLANTITNRSSGAYDWNFDKAKFSKNVDDTMTLLRFDGIDGSEIGLLNWFGVHGTSLGITNSRVHGDNKGFAAYEIERLKGGNFVAAFAQGTVGDISPNTPDPSDITKPFLRPNDLDPTLDAMENPIVHGRLQADKALELYGTGGSTISGNIIYRHSHVLWNDKIPVNASYIGQYSMPWDQAASATTCVATVGGGFLAGDVEGAPVAFAKQGDIRNNYVFQNGQWVRQNYNLTNLSGTASFLGVLWPLAQTVLGSNQYQDCDQEKFTLLPVGEVDRFWFPNPQVPFVPVVLPLQVVTVGGVGILAAPFELSTMVGRRLRDRVSATLASVGVSTILVASMANTYAQYLVTREEYSAQHFEGGFTVYGPWASAALQQEFDRITKNLVSGTVGDPGPNPPDLSNQQFIQTWLSQNGVVNDGGNFGSVLTDALANYNRAKDKVSVRFQGAHPRVVQDKKLDGTLGSYYDPDKYTYLEVQQKDPSGRWTRVADDGDPYTSLDWLRTGGDLSPTSEVTITWLIRNAASGTYRIVYNGLAKQFWGIFWTYQKFTGTSREFQVQ
- a CDS encoding alpha/beta hydrolase family protein gives rise to the protein MALRFLCSLFVGVFFLHCVKKDDKLSNTELLQDVLLVLSYPYLINNCAITGINPQGPVPAISAGYGARGTHQVSVNALQNPIADRRVCVYYPSDQTNPAPVLFLFHGFSSPSAEPYYPLIDFYVSKGYVVVFPIYFSDTRPPQQNYDIMWAGLKYAVDTYPNRIDTRKVGFMGHSYGGGATPYMAHKGLFEQSWGSSGSFMYLAAPWYSFNTTNSNLTDFTTATKLIVQVHQEDDTNDHRMAIDIFNNVTSIPSTERSYQIIYTDSFGGYTLKADHYVPIKDTIIGIGALNGLDFYGVWRQLDALTDYAFNGAGSATALGTGNGSFSMGNYPDGSQVKKMDFTRAPSPLQAESYYSQQWSNPLNPR
- a CDS encoding transglycosylase domain-containing protein, with translation MLETGIRTLFESKFECPACGTLSRLPESVPTEMVFRLTCYRCGHKSLVRLAHRPVSEGQVARHQSEFSPEHKPSVREPDPEPFVVKKTSTDAAPMIEKEPFSFADRFRKKIDSWKSPKTDLPEDRPWFQKIRMREGEASRSGHPVRTLAERLLDRGRKFRLPRFRANFWLLVFPIPVFLAFLIFFWIGVVQRESEVEELLSVFYIHQPTVIYDRDGKKVSEIFGKKTSNLEWDAYPENLKRMVLLVEDRNFYSHGGIHYSSVLRAFFVNVTSLRFKQGASTITQQLSRILLNDREKSLGRKLKEAQLAYALESQLDKQRILLHYMNNVYLGHGAFGFDSASQFYFGKKPKDLNLSEMIILASLASAPNRYSPLKNPDLSLGRVEAILKSLENDGALREDLRPIMRDLYVSFHTRSPGETVYGNRKDDSPYVTEHVRKFLQGLYPDANIYETGGFSVHTTISQPVQTELQRIVKSHVDSLVRSGAVRKQRLTGQGKDSEAVPFRNLAADLSPALELFLDTDRFRAGGDSGLQAAVVAVDPQTGDVLLLHGGTEFKSDNQFPRATGMFRQTGSTIKPILYAEAIDKGFVTPATHILDAPLIYRNATSNWMPENIGSQYDGDISVRVALAKSKNTAAVQIAEKLGLSEISETFGRFFFPEEKVLKNRFRRDLSLALGSLELSPLEMASAYSSFANDGNIVRPHLIEKITDRSGNVVYQRREQDEFNLRWPKERRTISPPAAEIMVDLLHGSANHAGVRNTGYRGEVAGKTGTTNEYRDAWFVGVRPGLSMAVWIGYDSPSYGMGSSALGGTVAAPLWGTIAKVFDTAESADRGERRKYSFSQRAVSLSICSESGKLPGPDCPKKTGELFHPSHVPTEICPLIHKADAKKEILKNVF
- a CDS encoding alkyl sulfatase dimerization domain-containing protein, with translation MRKTKEAFVLKYRFLAFCFLFFQTGSFFTCRTSEESKKETVGGLKEFDREFEKRIYQISPGIYSAVGYGIANSIFITGKDGVIVVDTMDDLKSAEQVFTEFRKISDLPVKAIIYTHSHPDHIFGGPVFARGSSPIIYAHKDLKANVERLASETAIAVGSRSARMFGNYLRKEEVENVGIGPYQGYTASTKIDFLPPTKTFEDRLSVKAAGIEMELIHAPGETDDQIYVWLPEQKTLLMGDNFYKSFPNLYTIRGTWFRSLKNWYRSIDLARSLKPEFVVPSHGRPLSGAKEIYGILTDYRDAIQYVHDQSLRGINLGLHPDDLVEFVKLPKHLASSPYLQEVYGKVSWSVRSMFAGNLGWFSGDSSELEPLTRKEQAALFSELAGGKDILVTIARRKLEKGEYQAALQLSGYILRIDPENRDGKEIRIRSLRSLGEGNENANARHYYLTEALEIRDDFVAKLQVKPSPELLKRYPLSVFFSNLSARLDPVKSADLQGKVSIKFTDTGEEFTVHLRRGVAEIEERISENPNILVYANSQVWKEMLVRLTNPATALRSFEYRKGSLLEFVKFLGNFSLQQEPKLPYSVGK